The Terriglobales bacterium nucleotide sequence CATTTGTCGGGCTCGTGGCACTTCTTGCGACGTTGGAGTACCTCGGAATCGCCACCTCGTATTGCGGCAAGCCGCTCCGGGCCGCGACCCTCACCACGATCGTGCTGCTTTTCCTCTATACGACAGTGGCTGCCGGTCTATCACTGCCGCAGGCGATGTCGGGTTTCGAAGCGACGTTCTTCGTCGTGGTGATACCGCTCTTCTTTGTTGTGGTGATGCCCTTCATCTTTCTTGCGATCGGGATGGACGGCGCCAACCTTCGCAACGGTACGCTGGTGGCGATGACTTCCTATTTCGCCTTGCCCTATATCGGCCTGTCGCTTTGGTCGCTTGTACTCGTCCGCTACATGAGCTCGTGGTTCGTGGCTTTTGTGCTGGTAGTGGTTTGGGTGGGCGATACTTGCGCCTACTACGTGGGCCGCGGCCTAGGAAAGCACCTGTTGGCACCGCGCATCAGCCCGAAGAAGACGTGGGAGGGAAGCATCGCATCCCTCCTGGGTGGCGTGCTCGCCGGAGCCGCGTTAATGCACTACTGCCACCAAGCTCCTACGGGTTTCACAATAGGCGTGGGAGTTCTCGTGAATGTGGCAGCCCAAGTCGGCGACTTGGTGGAGTCGTTGATGAAACGCGGGGCCGAGGTGAAGGATTCAGGCGCACTACTGCCCGGACACGGTGGGATTCTCGACCGCATCGACGCTCTTCTGTTCGCCGCTCCGGTTGCTGCCATCCTGTTTGCCGCCGGCTTCTTTTTTGGGGGCACCCATGGGAAGTAATCGTATGTGGGATAATCGAACTTCCATCGCATGAAGCGCATTGCCATCCTGGGCTCGACCGGATCGATCGGCCGCAGCACCGAGAGTGTGGTCGAGTCCCATCCCGGACGCTTCCAGATCGTCACCCTCGCCGCCGGCAATAACCTCGACCGCGTCTTGGAGCAGGCCAAACGCTGGAAGCCGCGCCTGATCTCGATG carries:
- a CDS encoding phosphatidate cytidylyltransferase produces the protein MKRVLTAAVLIPIVLLIVFRAPMWLFAAFVGLVALLATLEYLGIATSYCGKPLRAATLTTIVLLFLYTTVAAGLSLPQAMSGFEATFFVVVIPLFFVVVMPFIFLAIGMDGANLRNGTLVAMTSYFALPYIGLSLWSLVLVRYMSSWFVAFVLVVVWVGDTCAYYVGRGLGKHLLAPRISPKKTWEGSIASLLGGVLAGAALMHYCHQAPTGFTIGVGVLVNVAAQVGDLVESLMKRGAEVKDSGALLPGHGGILDRIDALLFAAPVAAILFAAGFFFGGTHGK